In the genome of Phycisphaerales bacterium, one region contains:
- the hisB gene encoding imidazoleglycerol-phosphate dehydratase HisB, whose translation MKPRMAQITRQTGETEITATLNLDGCGSVQVRTGIGFLDHLLHALARHARFDLDLVCSGDLVVDDHHTAEDCALVLGAALRQAVGDRRGIARFGSAYAPLDEALARAVVDLSGRPFAALELGLRREMLGELACENILHVLHSLAMSAACNLHVDVLRGENDHHRAEAAFKACALALRAAVTRTGDDRIPSTKEVLA comes from the coding sequence ATGAAACCCCGAATGGCTCAGATTACACGCCAGACTGGCGAAACCGAAATCACGGCCACACTGAACCTGGACGGCTGTGGCAGTGTCCAGGTGCGCACCGGCATCGGTTTCCTCGACCACCTGCTGCATGCGCTCGCGCGGCATGCGCGTTTCGATCTTGATCTCGTGTGCAGCGGTGACCTGGTCGTGGATGATCACCACACCGCTGAAGACTGCGCGCTCGTACTGGGAGCAGCGCTGCGACAGGCGGTCGGTGATCGCCGGGGCATTGCGCGCTTCGGATCGGCCTATGCCCCGTTGGATGAAGCTCTGGCGCGAGCGGTGGTGGATCTCTCCGGCCGCCCTTTTGCCGCGCTTGAGCTGGGGCTCCGGCGCGAAATGCTCGGCGAACTAGCGTGCGAGAACATTCTGCACGTGCTGCACTCACTGGCAATGAGCGCTGCCTGCAATCTGCACGTGGACGTGTTGCGCGGCGAGAACGACCACCACCGGGCCGAGGCGGCGTTCAAGGCCTGTGCACTCGCGCTGCGGGCCGCCGTGACTCGCACCGGAGACGACCGCATCCCAAGTACGAAGGAGGTGCTGGCGTGA
- a CDS encoding histidinol-phosphate aminotransferase family protein, giving the protein MRTTARPGATGLEPSPALNGMVAYHVPRPCAPIDLYLDGNEGEAPPAELLQRLTRQGPEVLRRYPSSAALEASLAAHYGLRPEQVVVTGGGDDALDRACRAMLGPGRAMVLPVPTFEMLERYGRLIHAELERVGWPDGPYPTAAVESVLTERTRLIAVVSPNNPTGAVIHAADLRRLSTVAPQALLLVDLAYVEFADEDLTATALALPNAVVVRTFSKAWGFAGVRIGYALGPAELIGWLRAAGNPYAAAGPSLALAADRLATGQSDLASFVARVRAERLELQALLRSWGARVPDSQANFVFARFGNALQIREALAVQGISVRVFPGRSGLENALRITCPGVPQVFARLRAALGRVFQEHATAFSPGDEDPPTAGGMV; this is encoded by the coding sequence ATGCGTACGACTGCCCGCCCCGGCGCGACCGGACTCGAACCCTCGCCGGCACTCAACGGCATGGTCGCGTACCACGTGCCGCGGCCATGCGCGCCGATCGACCTCTACCTCGACGGGAACGAGGGGGAAGCACCTCCGGCCGAGTTGCTCCAACGGCTGACCCGCCAGGGGCCGGAGGTCCTGCGACGCTACCCCAGCAGCGCAGCTCTCGAGGCCAGTCTCGCCGCTCACTATGGATTGCGGCCCGAGCAGGTGGTCGTGACCGGTGGGGGCGACGATGCGCTCGACCGGGCCTGCCGGGCGATGCTCGGCCCGGGGCGGGCCATGGTCCTGCCGGTGCCGACTTTTGAAATGCTGGAGCGCTATGGTCGCCTGATTCACGCCGAGCTTGAGCGCGTGGGGTGGCCCGATGGTCCGTATCCCACGGCGGCTGTCGAGTCCGTATTGACCGAGCGTACGCGCCTGATCGCGGTTGTATCGCCGAACAACCCGACGGGGGCGGTGATTCACGCGGCTGACCTGCGCCGACTGTCGACTGTCGCTCCGCAGGCACTATTGCTGGTGGATCTCGCCTATGTTGAATTCGCGGATGAGGATTTAACCGCGACGGCGCTGGCCCTGCCGAACGCGGTGGTCGTGCGAACATTCTCCAAGGCGTGGGGTTTCGCGGGGGTGCGCATCGGGTACGCCCTGGGGCCGGCGGAGTTGATCGGGTGGCTGCGCGCAGCTGGAAATCCGTACGCCGCAGCCGGCCCTTCGCTCGCCCTGGCGGCAGACCGTCTGGCGACCGGGCAGTCTGATCTGGCATCGTTTGTGGCGCGTGTCCGCGCGGAACGACTGGAATTGCAGGCACTGCTGCGAAGCTGGGGAGCGCGCGTGCCGGATTCGCAAGCGAACTTCGTCTTCGCACGCTTCGGCAATGCGTTGCAGATCCGCGAGGCGCTGGCTGTACAGGGCATCTCGGTGCGTGTGTTCCCGGGGCGTTCGGGCTTGGAGAATGCCCTGCGCATCACCTGTCCCGGAGTTCCGCAGGTTTTCGCGCGGCTTCGGGCTGCTTTGGGGCGGGTCTTTCAGGAGCATGCGACCGCCTTCTCGCCCGGAGACGAAGACCCACCAACGGCCGGAGGCATGGTATGA
- the hisG gene encoding ATP phosphoribosyltransferase — protein sequence MSPESDAPTLRLAIPKGRMHSAVVTLLADAGVHLRFGERDYRPTVSLPGYTAKILKPQNILEMLHAGSRDIGFAGADWVAELGCEVVELLDTGLDPVRLVAAAPAELLLDGQLPDRPLVLTSEYERLSRDWIARRGIDARFIRSFGATEVFPPEDADLIIDNTATGSTLRANGLEIVDDVMRSSTRLYAHPAVLEDRERRAAVDSLILLLRSVLDARRRVMIEVNVPRDRLEAVVSILPCMREPTIAPLHGDAGYAVKAAIPREQLATIVPRLKAQGGSDIVVSNLSNIVP from the coding sequence ATGTCCCCCGAATCCGACGCACCCACGCTCCGCCTTGCGATCCCCAAGGGCCGAATGCACTCCGCGGTCGTTACGCTGCTCGCAGATGCCGGCGTTCATTTGCGTTTCGGTGAGCGCGACTATCGGCCGACGGTCTCGCTCCCCGGCTACACCGCCAAAATCCTCAAGCCGCAGAACATTCTCGAAATGCTGCATGCGGGCTCACGCGACATCGGCTTCGCAGGCGCTGACTGGGTGGCCGAACTTGGCTGCGAAGTCGTCGAACTGCTCGACACCGGTCTCGACCCGGTGCGACTTGTCGCGGCCGCCCCGGCCGAACTGCTGCTCGACGGGCAACTGCCGGATCGCCCGCTGGTGCTCACCTCTGAGTACGAGCGCCTGAGTCGCGACTGGATCGCCCGCCGCGGCATCGACGCGCGTTTTATCCGATCGTTCGGCGCAACGGAGGTGTTCCCCCCGGAAGATGCCGACCTGATCATCGACAACACGGCCACCGGTTCCACACTACGCGCGAATGGCCTCGAGATCGTGGACGATGTCATGCGGTCCTCGACGCGACTCTACGCTCACCCCGCCGTCCTGGAGGATCGTGAGCGGCGCGCGGCGGTCGATTCCCTGATCCTGCTGCTGCGATCGGTGTTGGATGCGCGGCGGCGCGTGATGATCGAGGTGAACGTACCGCGGGACCGCCTGGAAGCCGTGGTGTCGATCCTGCCGTGCATGCGCGAACCGACCATCGCCCCGCTCCACGGGGACGCCGGGTACGCCGTCAAGGCGGCGATTCCCCGTGAGCAGCTTGCGACCATCGTGCCGCGTCTCAAGGCGCAGGGCGGCTCGGACATCGTGGTGTCGAATCTGTCGAACATCGTGCCGTAG
- a CDS encoding phenylalanine--tRNA ligase subunit alpha has product MELSEQQVAVLRQLAERGSAVTLLELAAALGVDQSPVTAACGGLREGGLVDITEQPYEELRLGPEGTVHATKPLPERTVVGVLAAQQGRCRLTEIPNHCPLSAAEVGGTLRLLGQRGWARKDGEVLVLADGVGADPPLQPDELLLRALANGRVASRSELEGEGVAVAEALALIGKRKGFVVTRERTTRFVALTAAGQQRLAHGVQAQRRVTQLTPELLADGGWRDVELQPYDVTLAAKKLHPGKEHPFQRTLDQVRRVFLELGFTEIVSPWVESSFWDFDALFQPQDHPARDMQDTFYVARPDRCRIPEDALVDRIRATHEHGGDTGSTGWQYRWSRELAHKPVLRTHTTAATIRALAQHAAGRPGKYFVIGPVFRRETVDYKHLPVFHQVDGIIVDSQASLANLVGTLSAFYGKMGFPKVRVVPSFFPYTEPSAEVHLYMERRQDWVEMGGSGIFRPEVTLPLGITERVLAWGLGLERLAMFVHDVKAIGDLFFATMPWLREEPLCRR; this is encoded by the coding sequence ATGGAACTGAGTGAGCAGCAGGTCGCCGTACTGCGTCAGCTTGCGGAGCGTGGCAGTGCCGTCACGTTGCTCGAACTCGCCGCAGCACTCGGCGTCGACCAGTCACCGGTCACGGCGGCCTGCGGGGGGCTACGGGAAGGCGGGCTCGTGGACATCACCGAGCAGCCCTATGAGGAACTCCGGCTCGGCCCAGAGGGCACAGTGCACGCCACGAAACCTTTGCCGGAACGCACCGTCGTCGGCGTCCTGGCCGCGCAGCAGGGACGTTGCCGGTTGACTGAGATTCCCAATCACTGCCCTCTTTCGGCGGCGGAGGTGGGGGGCACGCTTCGGCTTCTCGGGCAGCGGGGCTGGGCGCGCAAGGACGGCGAGGTGCTTGTGCTGGCAGATGGTGTCGGGGCCGACCCACCGCTCCAGCCGGATGAACTCCTGCTCCGGGCGCTGGCGAACGGACGCGTGGCGAGCCGCAGCGAACTGGAAGGGGAGGGTGTCGCAGTGGCGGAGGCCCTGGCACTGATCGGCAAACGCAAGGGGTTCGTAGTGACCAGGGAGCGCACCACCCGCTTTGTGGCGCTCACCGCGGCCGGACAGCAGCGGCTGGCGCATGGTGTACAGGCCCAGCGGCGCGTTACGCAACTTACACCTGAATTGCTGGCCGACGGTGGCTGGCGTGACGTGGAACTCCAGCCCTACGACGTCACGCTCGCTGCGAAGAAGCTGCACCCCGGCAAGGAACACCCATTCCAGCGGACGCTCGACCAGGTGCGACGGGTATTTCTCGAACTCGGCTTCACCGAGATTGTCAGTCCGTGGGTGGAGAGCAGTTTCTGGGACTTCGACGCCCTGTTTCAACCGCAGGATCACCCCGCGCGCGACATGCAGGACACGTTCTACGTCGCCCGACCGGATCGCTGTCGAATCCCGGAGGATGCGCTCGTCGACCGGATCCGCGCAACACACGAGCACGGCGGCGACACAGGTTCAACCGGCTGGCAGTACCGCTGGAGCCGGGAACTGGCGCACAAGCCGGTGCTCCGCACGCACACGACCGCGGCGACAATTCGTGCCTTGGCGCAGCACGCCGCCGGCCGGCCCGGTAAGTACTTCGTCATCGGCCCCGTCTTTCGTCGGGAGACGGTAGACTACAAGCACCTGCCGGTCTTTCACCAGGTGGATGGCATCATCGTCGATTCGCAAGCGAGTCTCGCGAATCTCGTGGGGACGCTGAGTGCCTTCTATGGAAAAATGGGCTTCCCGAAGGTGCGCGTCGTGCCGAGCTTCTTCCCATATACGGAGCCGTCGGCCGAAGTGCATCTGTACATGGAACGCCGCCAGGACTGGGTGGAAATGGGCGGCTCGGGCATCTTCCGGCCGGAGGTCACGCTGCCGCTGGGTATCACGGAGCGTGTCTTGGCGTGGGGCTTGGGACTCGAGCGGCTGGCGATGTTCGTACACGACGTGAAGGCCATCGGGGACTTGTTTTTTGCCACGATGCCGTGGCTGCGAGAGGAGCCGCTGTGCCGACGATAG